Proteins from one Microtus pennsylvanicus isolate mMicPen1 chromosome 7, mMicPen1.hap1, whole genome shotgun sequence genomic window:
- the Gja8 gene encoding gap junction alpha-8 protein, whose translation MGDWSFLGNILEEVNEHSTVIGRVWLTVLFIFRILILGTAAEFVWGDEQSDFVCNTQQPGCENVCYDEAFPISHIRLWVLQIIFVSTPSLMYVGYAVHHVRMEEKRKDREAEELCQQSRSNGGERVPIAPDQASIRKSSSSSKGTKKFRLEGTLLRTYVCHIIFKTLFEVGFIVGHYFLYGFRILPLYRCSRWPCPNVVDCFVSRPTEKTIFILFMLSVAFVSLFLNVMEMSHLGMKGIRSAFKRPVEQPLGEIPEKSLHSIAVSSIQKAKGYQLLEEEKIVSHYFPLTEVGMVETSPLSAKPFGQFEEKIGAGPLADMSRGYQETLPSYAQVGAPEVEGEEQPVEEAVEPEVGEKKQEAEKVTPEGQERVAVPDGEKAETPGVGKDGEKEDLQVEKVTKQGLTAEKAPGLCPELTTDDNRPLSRLSKASSRARSDDLTV comes from the coding sequence ATGGGTGACTGGAGCTTCCTGGGGAACATCTTGGAGGAGGTGAACGAGCACTCCACCGTCATTGGCAGAGTTTGGCTCACGGTCCTTTTCATCTTCCGCATCCTCATCCTGGGCACGGCAGCCGAGTTTGTGTGGGGCGATGAGCAGTCTGATTTCGTGTGCAACACCCAGCAGCCAGGTTGCGAGAACGTCTGCTACGATGAGGCTTTTCCCATCTCTCACATCCGCCTCTGGGTCCTGCAGATCATCTTCGTCTCCACCCCATCCCTGATGTACGTGGGATACGCGGTACATCACGTCCGCATGGAGGAGAAGCGGAAGGACCGCGAAGCCGAGGAGCTGTGTCAGCAGTCCCGCAGCAACGGGGGTGAAAGGGTACCAATCGCTCCGGACCAGGCCAGCatcaggaagagcagcagcagtagcaaggGCACCAAGAAGTTCCGGCTAGAGGGCACACTGTTAAGGACCTATGTCTGCCACATCATCTTCAAGACCCTCTTTGAGGTGGGCTTCATCGTGGGCCACTACTTCCTGTATGGTTTCCGCATCCTGCCCCTCTATCGCTGCAGCCGGTGGCCCTGCCCCAATGTGGTGGACTGCTTTGTGTCCCGGCCTACTGAGAAAACCATCTTCATCCTGTTCATGCTGTCTGTCGCTTTTGTGTCCCTCTTCCTCAACGTCATGGAGATGAGCCACCTGGGCATGAAGGGAATCCGGTCTGCCTTCAAGAGGCCTGTGGAGCAGCCACTGGGGGAGATCCCCGAGAAGTCCCTCCACTCCATCGCAGTGTCCTCCATCCAGAAGGCCAAGGGCTACCAGCTTCTAGAAGAAGAGAAGATCGTGTCCCACTATTTCCCTCTGACTGAGGTTGGAATGGTGGAGACCAGCCCACTTTCAGCTAAGCCTTTCGGTCAGTTTGAGGAGAAGATCGGCGCGGGACCCCTGGCAGATATGTCACGGGGTtaccaagaaaccctgccttCTTATGCTCAGGTGGGGGCCCCGGAAGTTGAGGGGGAAGAGCAGCCTGTAGAGGAGGCCGTGGAACCAGAAGTGggagagaagaagcaggaggcagagaaggtgaCCCCAGAAGGGCAAGAGAGGGTCGCGGTGCCAGATGGGGAGAAAGCAGAGACCCCCGGAGTAGGAAAGGACGGGGAGAAAGAAGACCTGCAAGTTGAAAAGGTAACCAAGCAAGGTCTGACTGCTGAGAAGGCCCCTGGGCTCTGTCCGGAGCTGACGACCGATGACAACAGGCCcctgagcaggctgagcaaagccAGCAGCAGGGCCAGGTCAGACGATCTCACCGTATGA